Proteins from one Tenrec ecaudatus isolate mTenEca1 chromosome 8, mTenEca1.hap1, whole genome shotgun sequence genomic window:
- the LGI3 gene encoding leucine-rich repeat LGI family member 3 produces MAGWQARWGPGPRLLALSTLGFCLILQVSAKRPPKTPPCPPSCSCTRDTAFCVDSKAVPRNLPSEVISLTLVNAAFSEIQEGAFAHVPLLQFLLLNSNKFTLIGDNAFTGLSHLQYLFIENNDIWALSKFTFRGLKSLTHLSLANNNLQTLPRDIFRPLDILSDLDLRGNAFSCDCKVKWLVEWLAHTNTTVAPIYCTSPPRFQEHKVQDLPLREFDCITTDFVLYQTLSFPAVSAEPFLYSSDLYLALAQPSASACTILKWDYVERQLRDYDRIPAPSAVHCKPMVVDSQLYVVVAQLFGGSYIYHWDPNTTRFTKLQDIDPQRVRKPNDLEAFRIDGDWYFAVADSSKAGATSLYRWHQNGFYSHQALHTWHRDTDLEFVDGEGKPRLIVSSSSQAPVIYQWSRTQKQFVAQSEVTQVPDAQAVKHFRAGRDSYLCLSRYIGDSKILRWEGTRFSEVQALPSRGSLALQPFLVGGRRYLALGSDFSFTQIYQWDEGRQKFVRFQELAVQAPRAFCYMPAGDAQLLLAPSFKGQTLVYRHMVVDLSA; encoded by the exons ATGGCGGGGTGGCAAGCCAGGTGGGGCCCGGGGCCCAGGCTACTGGCGCTGTCCACGCTGGGCTTCTGCCTAATACTGCAAGTCAGTGCCAAGAGGCCCCCCAAGACGCCCCCCTGCCCGCCCAGCTGCTCCTGCACCAGGGACACCGCCTTCTGCGTGGACTCGAAGGCAGTGCCCAGAAACCTGCCCTCAGAGGTCATCTCCCT GACACTGGTGAACGCTGCCTTCTCGGAGATCCAGGAGGGAGCATTCGCCCACGTGccgctgctgcagttcct GTTACTCAACTCCAACAAGTTCACCCTGATTGGGGACAATGCCTTCACCGGGCTGTCACACCTGCAGTACCT CTTCATCGAGAACAATGACATCTGGGCACTCTCCAAGTTTACCTTCAGGGGGCTCAAGTCCTTGACACATCT ctcgcTGGCCAACAATAACTTGCAGACACTGCCTCGAGACATCTTTCGGCCCCTGGACATCCTGAGTGACTT AGACCTCCGGGGCAATGCATTCAGCTGTGACTGCAaggtgaagtggctggtggagtGGCTGGCACACACCAACACGACTGTGGCCCCCATCTACTGCACCAGCCCGCCCCGGTTCCAGGAGCACAAGGTGCAAGACCTGCCCCTGCGGGAATTTGACTGCATTACCACCG aCTTCGTGCTGTACCAGACCCTGTCCTTCCCGGCCGTGTCCGCTGAGCCCTTCCTTTACTCCAGCGACCTCTACCTGGCTCTGGCCCAGCCCAGTGCCagtgcctgcaccatcctcaagtgGGACTATGTGGAGCGCCAGCTGCGGGACTATGACAGAATCCCAG CCCCCTCGGCGGTGCACTGTAAGCCCATGGTGGTGGACAGCCAGCTATATGTGGTCGTGGCACAGCTATTTGGTGGCTCTTACATTTACCACTGGGACCCCAATACCACACGCTTTACCAAGCTACAAGACATCGACCCCCAGCGTGTTCGCAAGCCCAATGACCTGGAAGCCTTCCGCATCGATGGGGACTGGTACTTTGCCGTGGCTGACAGCTCCAAGGCTGGCGCCACCAGTCTCTACCGCTGGCACCAGAATGGCTTCTACTCCCACCAAGCCTTACACACCTGGCACCGCGACACCGACCTGGAATTTGTGGATGGCGAGGGCAAACCTCGCCTGATTGTGTCTAGCAGCTCCCAGGCACCGGTCATCTACCAGTGGAGTCGAACCCAGAAGCAGTTTGTGGCCCAGAGCGAGGTGACCCAGGTGCCTGATGCCCAGGCGGTGAAACACTTCCGTGCCGGCCGAGACAGCTACCTGTGCCTCAGCCGCTACATCGGGGACTCCAAGATCCTGCGCTGGGAGGGTACCCGCTTCTCAGAGGTGCAGGCCCTGCCCTCCAGAGGCTCTCTGGCTCTGCAGCCCTTCCTGGTGGGAGGCCGCCGCTACCTGGCGCTGGGCAGCGACTTCTCCTTCACCCAGATCTACCAGTGGGATGAGGGGCGGCAGAAGTTTGTGCGCTTCCAGGAGCTGGCTGTGCAGGCCCCCAGGGCCTTCTGTTACATGCCGGCTGGAGACGCCCAGCTTCTCCTGGCCCCCAGCTTCAAGGGACAAACACTTGTGTACCGACACATGGTGGTGGATCTCAGTGCCTAG
- the REEP4 gene encoding receptor expression-enhancing protein 4 isoform X1 encodes MVSWMICRLVVLVFGMLYPAYASYKAVKTKNIREYVRWMMYWIVFALFMSLETFTDIFISWFPFYYEIKMAFMLWLLSPYTKGASLLYRKFVHPSLSRHEKEIDSYIVRAKERSYETMLSFGKRGLNMAASAAVQAATKSQGALAGRLRSFSMQDLRSIPDTSAPTYQDPLYLEDQVPRRRPPIGYRAGRLQDSDTENECWSDTETVPQPAARPREKPLSRSQSLRVIKRKPLGREGTSRSVKVRTRRKASPSDVDS; translated from the exons ATGGTGTCCTGGATGATCTGCCGACTGGTAGT GCTGGTGTTTGGGATGCTGTACCCGGCATACGCTTCCTACAAGGCTGTGAAGACCAAGAACATCCGTGAATAT GTCCGCTGGATGATGTACTGGATTGTCTTTGCCCTCTTCATGTCCCTGGAGACCTTCACAGACATCTTCATCTCCTG GTTCCCTTTTTACTATGAAATCAAGATGGCCTTTATGCTGTGGCTGCTGTCACCCTACACCAAGGGGGCCAGCCTGTTGTACCGCAAGTTTGTCCACCCATCCCTGTCCCGCCATGAGAAG GAGATCGACAGCTACATCGTGCGGGCCAAGGAGCGCAGCTACGAGACGATGCTCAGCTTTGGGAAGCGGGGCCTCAACATGGCCGCCTCGGCTGCCGTGCAGGCCGCCACGAAG agTCAGGGTGCGCTGGCTGGCAGGCTGCGGAGCTTCTCTATGCAGGACCTGCGCTCCATCCCCGACACCTCTGCCCCCACCTATCAAGATCCCCTTTACCTGGAGGACCAGGTGCCCCGCCGGAGGCCCCCCATCG GGTACCGGGCAGGGCGTCTTCAGGACAGTGACACAGAGAATGAGTGCTGGTCGGATACTGAGACTGTCCCCCAGCCGGCAGCGCGGCCCCGAGAGAAGCCTCTGAGCCGCAGCCAGAGCCTGCGAGTGATCAAGAGGAAGCCACTGGGCCGGGAG GGAACCTCTCGCTCCGTGAAGGTACGCACAAGGAGAAAGGCTTCGCCTTCGGACGTGGACAGTTAG
- the REEP4 gene encoding receptor expression-enhancing protein 4 isoform X2, producing MMYWIVFALFMSLETFTDIFISWFPFYYEIKMAFMLWLLSPYTKGASLLYRKFVHPSLSRHEKEIDSYIVRAKERSYETMLSFGKRGLNMAASAAVQAATKSQGALAGRLRSFSMQDLRSIPDTSAPTYQDPLYLEDQVPRRRPPIGYRAGRLQDSDTENECWSDTETVPQPAARPREKPLSRSQSLRVIKRKPLGREGTSRSVKVRTRRKASPSDVDS from the exons ATGATGTACTGGATTGTCTTTGCCCTCTTCATGTCCCTGGAGACCTTCACAGACATCTTCATCTCCTG GTTCCCTTTTTACTATGAAATCAAGATGGCCTTTATGCTGTGGCTGCTGTCACCCTACACCAAGGGGGCCAGCCTGTTGTACCGCAAGTTTGTCCACCCATCCCTGTCCCGCCATGAGAAG GAGATCGACAGCTACATCGTGCGGGCCAAGGAGCGCAGCTACGAGACGATGCTCAGCTTTGGGAAGCGGGGCCTCAACATGGCCGCCTCGGCTGCCGTGCAGGCCGCCACGAAG agTCAGGGTGCGCTGGCTGGCAGGCTGCGGAGCTTCTCTATGCAGGACCTGCGCTCCATCCCCGACACCTCTGCCCCCACCTATCAAGATCCCCTTTACCTGGAGGACCAGGTGCCCCGCCGGAGGCCCCCCATCG GGTACCGGGCAGGGCGTCTTCAGGACAGTGACACAGAGAATGAGTGCTGGTCGGATACTGAGACTGTCCCCCAGCCGGCAGCGCGGCCCCGAGAGAAGCCTCTGAGCCGCAGCCAGAGCCTGCGAGTGATCAAGAGGAAGCCACTGGGCCGGGAG GGAACCTCTCGCTCCGTGAAGGTACGCACAAGGAGAAAGGCTTCGCCTTCGGACGTGGACAGTTAG